In the genome of Streptomyces sp. NBC_00190, one region contains:
- a CDS encoding Rv3235 family protein encodes MRGTIGGEAARRGTGGQSSRTRPAGRRDTRRPAAPPRALRLGPHHWFAERLLAVVSGLRPVHSLLGHTVGPAYQQLVTLAPSGWGGTGLGRPRPVVRQCGRFTPGPGVIEAFARIATGDRMTAMAFRLEQGPDLRWRCAAIEIQGPRP; translated from the coding sequence ATGCGCGGCACGATCGGCGGCGAGGCGGCCCGCCGCGGGACCGGCGGCCAGTCGTCCCGGACCCGGCCGGCCGGGCGGCGCGACACCCGGCGCCCGGCGGCCCCGCCGCGGGCCCTGCGGCTCGGCCCGCACCACTGGTTCGCCGAACGCCTCCTGGCGGTCGTCAGCGGCCTCAGGCCGGTCCACTCGCTCCTCGGCCACACCGTCGGCCCGGCCTACCAGCAGCTGGTCACCCTCGCTCCTTCGGGCTGGGGAGGGACCGGGCTCGGCCGCCCGCGCCCGGTCGTGCGCCAGTGCGGCCGCTTCACCCCTGGCCCCGGTGTCATCGAGGCCTTCGCCCGCATCGCCACGGGCGACCGCATGACGGCGATGGCCTTCCGCCTGGAGCAGGGCCCGGACCTGCGCTGGCGCTGCGCGGCGATCGAGATCCAGGGCCCGCGCCCCTGA
- the secA gene encoding preprotein translocase subunit SecA, translating into MSVFNKLMRAGEGKILRKLHRIADQVNSIEEDFVNLSDAELRALTDEYKQRFQDGESLDDLLPEAFATVRESAKRVLGQRHYDVQIMGGAALHLGYVAEMKTGEGKTLVGTLPAYLNALSGKGVHLITVNDYLAERDSELMGRVHKFLGLEVGCILANMSPAQRREQYSCDITYGTNNEFGFDYLRDNMAWSQDELVQRGHNFAVVDEVDSILVDEARTPLIISGPADQATKWYGDFAKLVTRLKKGEPGQPLKGIEETGDYEVDEKKRTVAIHEVGVAKVEDWLGIENLYESVNTPLVGYLNNAIKAKELFKKDKDYVVLDGEVMIVDEHTGRILAGRRYNEGMHQAIEAKEGVDIKDENQTLATITLQNFFRLYSKLSGMTGTAMTEAAEFHQIYKLGVVPIPTNRDMVRRDQPDLIYRTEVAKFAAVVDDIAEKHEKGQPILVGTTSVEKSEYLSQQLSKRGIPHEVLNAKQHDREATIVAQAGRRGAVTVATNMAGRGTDIKLGGNPDDLAEAELRQRGLDPEEHIEEWAHALPEALTRAEAAVKAEFEEVKELGGLYVLGTERHESRRIDNQLRGRSGRQGDPGESRFYLSLGDDLMRLFKAQMVERVMAMANVPDDVPIENKMVTRAIASAQSQVETQNFETRKNVLKYDEVLNSQREVIYRERRRVLEGEDLQEQVRFMMDDTIDAYIAAETVEGFAEEWDLERLWGAFKQLYPVKVTIEELEDAAGDRAGITAEFIAESIKDDIHEQYSAREKTLGSDIMRELERRVVLSVLDRKWREHLYEMDYLQEGIGLRAMAQKDPLVEYQREGFDMFNAMQDGIKEESVGYLFNLEVQVEQQVEEVPVQEAAPSLTKEPAGAMARPEIRAKGLDAPQRPDRLHFSAPTVDGEGGVVEGDFESDGAGDGDGMTRAERRKAQKAAGGRRRKK; encoded by the coding sequence GTGTCCGTCTTCAACAAGCTCATGCGTGCAGGCGAAGGCAAGATCCTGCGCAAACTGCACCGCATCGCGGACCAGGTCAACTCCATCGAAGAGGACTTCGTCAACCTCTCCGACGCCGAGTTGCGTGCGCTCACGGACGAGTACAAGCAGCGTTTCCAGGACGGCGAGAGCCTGGACGACCTGCTGCCCGAGGCCTTCGCGACGGTGCGCGAGTCCGCCAAGCGCGTCCTCGGCCAGCGGCACTACGACGTCCAGATCATGGGCGGTGCCGCGCTGCACCTCGGCTACGTGGCCGAGATGAAGACCGGTGAGGGCAAGACCCTCGTCGGCACCCTGCCCGCGTACCTGAACGCGCTGTCCGGCAAGGGCGTCCACCTGATCACGGTGAACGACTACCTCGCCGAGCGCGACTCCGAGCTGATGGGCCGGGTGCACAAGTTCCTCGGCCTGGAGGTCGGCTGCATCCTGGCGAACATGTCGCCGGCGCAGCGTCGCGAGCAGTACAGCTGCGACATCACGTACGGCACGAACAACGAGTTCGGCTTCGACTACCTGCGCGACAACATGGCGTGGTCCCAGGACGAGCTCGTCCAGCGCGGCCACAACTTCGCCGTGGTCGACGAGGTCGACTCGATTCTCGTCGACGAGGCCCGTACCCCGCTGATCATCTCCGGTCCGGCCGACCAGGCCACGAAGTGGTACGGCGACTTCGCGAAGCTGGTCACCCGCCTGAAGAAGGGCGAGCCCGGCCAGCCGCTGAAGGGCATCGAGGAGACCGGCGACTACGAGGTCGACGAGAAGAAGCGCACCGTCGCCATCCACGAGGTCGGTGTCGCCAAGGTCGAGGACTGGCTCGGCATCGAGAACCTCTACGAGTCGGTGAACACCCCGCTCGTCGGCTACCTGAACAACGCCATCAAGGCGAAGGAACTGTTCAAGAAGGACAAGGACTACGTCGTCCTCGACGGCGAAGTCATGATCGTCGACGAGCACACCGGCCGTATCCTCGCCGGCCGCCGCTACAACGAGGGCATGCACCAGGCGATCGAGGCGAAGGAAGGGGTGGACATCAAGGACGAGAACCAGACCCTTGCGACGATCACCCTGCAGAACTTCTTCCGCCTCTACTCGAAGCTGTCGGGCATGACCGGTACGGCCATGACCGAGGCCGCCGAGTTCCACCAGATCTACAAGCTCGGTGTCGTCCCGATCCCGACCAACCGCGACATGGTCCGCAGGGACCAGCCGGACCTGATCTACCGGACCGAGGTCGCGAAGTTCGCCGCCGTCGTCGACGACATCGCGGAGAAGCACGAGAAGGGCCAGCCGATCCTCGTCGGTACGACGTCGGTCGAGAAGTCCGAGTACCTCTCCCAGCAGCTCTCCAAGCGCGGCATCCCGCACGAGGTGCTCAACGCCAAGCAGCACGACCGTGAGGCCACGATCGTCGCCCAGGCCGGCCGCCGGGGCGCCGTCACCGTCGCCACGAACATGGCCGGCCGCGGTACCGACATCAAGCTCGGCGGCAACCCGGACGACCTCGCCGAGGCCGAGCTGCGCCAGCGCGGCCTGGACCCGGAGGAGCACATCGAGGAGTGGGCGCACGCCCTGCCCGAGGCGCTCACCAGGGCCGAGGCGGCCGTGAAGGCCGAGTTCGAGGAGGTCAAGGAGCTCGGCGGGCTGTATGTGCTGGGCACCGAGCGCCACGAGTCGCGCCGTATCGACAACCAGCTGCGCGGCCGTTCCGGCCGTCAGGGCGACCCGGGCGAGTCCCGCTTCTACCTGTCGCTGGGCGACGACCTGATGCGCCTGTTCAAGGCGCAGATGGTCGAGCGCGTCATGGCCATGGCCAACGTGCCGGACGACGTGCCGATCGAGAACAAGATGGTGACGCGCGCGATCGCGTCGGCCCAGTCGCAGGTGGAGACCCAGAACTTCGAGACGCGCAAGAACGTCCTGAAGTACGACGAGGTCCTCAACAGCCAGCGTGAGGTCATCTACCGCGAGCGCCGCCGCGTCCTTGAGGGCGAGGACCTCCAGGAGCAGGTCCGCTTCATGATGGACGACACGATCGACGCGTACATCGCGGCCGAGACGGTCGAGGGCTTCGCCGAGGAGTGGGACCTGGAGCGCCTGTGGGGCGCCTTCAAGCAGCTCTACCCGGTGAAGGTCACCATCGAGGAGCTGGAGGACGCCGCGGGCGACCGGGCGGGCATCACCGCCGAGTTCATCGCGGAGTCCATCAAGGACGACATCCACGAGCAGTACTCGGCGCGCGAGAAGACGCTCGGTTCCGACATCATGCGCGAGCTGGAGCGCCGCGTGGTGCTGTCGGTGCTGGACCGCAAGTGGCGTGAGCACCTGTACGAGATGGACTACCTGCAGGAGGGCATCGGCCTGCGGGCGATGGCCCAGAAGGACCCGCTGGTCGAGTACCAGCGCGAGGGCTTCGACATGTTCAACGCCATGCAGGACGGCATCAAGGAGGAGTCCGTCGGCTACCTGTTCAACCTGGAGGTCCAGGTCGAGCAGCAGGTCGAGGAGGTTCCGGTGCAGGAGGCGGCGCCGTCGCTGACGAAGGAGCCGGCGGGTGCGATGGCCCGTCCGGAGATCCGGGCGAAGGGGCTGGACGCTCCGCAGCGGCCGGACCGGCTGCACTTCTCGGCGCCGACCGTCGACGGTGAGGGCGGTGTGGTCGAGGGCGACTTCGAGTCCGACGGCGCCGGTGACGGTGACGGGATGACGCGGGCGGAGCGCCGCAAGGCGCAGAAGGCCGCCGGCGGGCGTCGCCGCAAGAAGTAG
- a CDS encoding GNAT family N-acetyltransferase — MEPTTLTTDRLVLRPFAPSDEDEVYAAAQDPDIQRWTMVPSPYEREHARSFVGELVPGGWRDDTGYSFAVRLGPGGPLVAAVGVHVHEVFGTNSYEIGYWATKEYRGHGYMTEAVTAVARWAFTELGAVRLEWRAEAGNAGSRAVAEKAGFRVEGLLRASLYRAGSVRDSWVGALLPSDLGLTSAVPYLPSAAD, encoded by the coding sequence ATGGAGCCCACCACACTGACCACCGACCGGCTCGTGCTGAGGCCGTTCGCCCCCTCCGACGAGGACGAGGTGTACGCGGCCGCCCAGGACCCGGACATCCAGCGCTGGACGATGGTCCCCTCCCCCTACGAGCGCGAACACGCCCGCAGCTTCGTCGGCGAGCTGGTGCCGGGCGGCTGGCGAGACGACACCGGCTACTCCTTCGCCGTCCGCCTCGGCCCCGGCGGCCCGCTGGTCGCCGCCGTCGGCGTCCACGTACACGAGGTCTTCGGGACGAACTCGTACGAGATCGGCTACTGGGCGACCAAGGAGTACCGCGGGCACGGCTACATGACCGAGGCCGTCACCGCCGTCGCCCGCTGGGCCTTCACCGAGCTGGGCGCCGTACGCCTGGAGTGGCGCGCCGAGGCCGGCAACGCCGGCTCGCGGGCCGTCGCCGAGAAGGCGGGCTTCCGGGTGGAAGGGCTCCTGCGGGCCTCCCTGTACCGCGCGGGCTCCGTGCGCGATTCCTGGGTGGGCGCTCTGCTGCCCTCGGACCTCGGCCTGACCTCCGCGGTGCCCTACCTGCCGTCGGCCGCCGACTAG